From a region of the Streptomyces venezuelae genome:
- a CDS encoding MFS transporter — protein sequence MSTYGIPLLVLAVTDSATLTGIAFMLEWVPRLGAFALAGAAVDRFGSTRVLRIASVLRALVVLAAALVLPTVGGTVAIATVMLLAALTGVLTEFSYIAAETAGGVASRDAGGHAHRVQAVLLGIDQGATLAGPALAGVLLQYTGATGMLLTIAVCSLLGAALAPRQRPAWPQDAPVPVAQGLRIGWRTLRSLPALGWLCVGLVLSNTAIGLVQAAGPVLVIQQLGGTSSQVGLVWSAAAVASLAMVALARFAIDRAGLWPVGATAAALASLACLALAAAHTYTTFLVLVALLMAGEAGMTVVLRTLRAHLVPAEVFGSTLSLIILLLLAPFPLAGALVALTPPDLLGHAITACAVLQAAGLAVSFAKLRTHPATRRPLPA from the coding sequence ATGAGCACGTACGGCATCCCGCTGCTGGTCCTGGCCGTCACCGACTCGGCCACCCTGACCGGCATCGCCTTCATGCTCGAATGGGTGCCCCGCCTCGGCGCGTTCGCCCTCGCCGGCGCCGCAGTGGACCGCTTCGGCAGCACCCGGGTCCTGCGCATCGCCTCGGTCCTGCGCGCGCTCGTCGTCCTGGCCGCCGCCCTCGTGCTCCCCACCGTCGGCGGCACCGTCGCCATCGCCACGGTCATGCTGCTCGCCGCGTTGACCGGCGTCCTCACGGAGTTCTCCTACATCGCGGCCGAGACCGCGGGCGGCGTCGCCAGCCGGGACGCCGGAGGCCACGCCCACCGCGTCCAGGCCGTCCTGCTCGGCATCGACCAGGGCGCCACACTGGCCGGCCCTGCCCTGGCCGGTGTCCTGCTGCAGTACACCGGTGCCACCGGCATGCTCCTGACCATCGCCGTCTGCTCCCTGCTCGGCGCGGCCCTGGCCCCGCGCCAGCGCCCCGCCTGGCCCCAGGACGCCCCGGTCCCCGTCGCCCAGGGACTCCGGATCGGCTGGCGGACCCTGCGCTCGCTGCCCGCGCTGGGCTGGCTGTGCGTCGGACTGGTGCTGTCCAACACCGCGATCGGCCTCGTGCAGGCCGCCGGTCCCGTGCTGGTCATCCAGCAGCTCGGCGGCACCAGCAGCCAGGTCGGCCTCGTCTGGTCGGCCGCCGCCGTCGCCTCCCTGGCCATGGTCGCCCTCGCCCGGTTCGCGATCGACCGGGCCGGTCTGTGGCCGGTCGGCGCCACCGCAGCAGCCCTCGCCTCCCTGGCCTGCCTGGCTCTGGCAGCCGCCCACACCTACACCACCTTCCTGGTCCTGGTGGCGCTGCTGATGGCCGGCGAGGCGGGCATGACCGTGGTGCTGCGCACCCTGCGCGCCCACCTCGTCCCCGCCGAAGTGTTCGGCAGCACCCTCAGCTTGATCATCCTGCTGCTACTCGCGCCGTTCCCCCTCGCCGGAGCCCTGGTCGCGCTCACCCCGCCCGACCTCCTCGGCCACGCCATCACCGCCTGCGCCGTCCTGCAGGCCGCAGGACTTGCCGTGTCCTTCGCGAAACTCCGCACCCATCCGGCCACCCGCCGCCCGCTCCCCGCCTGA
- a CDS encoding DUF317 domain-containing protein yields the protein MDGDVHVTPRYLAGSPGYGDAGFAPVAHWPHHHLDEGPHQLVVTSPDHRIRIGWAGDDYDLWTISAAPDAVSGPQWTAIVNQNTPPELVAALTAVLAQNWADGQDRFLAAPSAYWADSVAPLVAAGWERTGAEVGTVELAAPDRNAGVYINRSRRDLEDGTQLWAGPPGWGTRAEITFSGGTPSHLIAATAAAVTDPTPVARWRESLHPQLAARASLTPVVPPRPAVPTPHDLRPRLGVRPPVPVGSVPRWSTATPSAGLPARPAARR from the coding sequence GTGGATGGCGATGTTCACGTCACGCCCCGTTATCTCGCCGGATCACCCGGCTACGGCGATGCCGGCTTCGCGCCCGTCGCGCACTGGCCCCACCACCACCTCGACGAAGGCCCGCACCAGCTCGTCGTGACCAGTCCGGACCACCGTATCCGTATCGGCTGGGCGGGAGACGACTACGACCTGTGGACCATCAGTGCCGCGCCGGACGCCGTCTCCGGCCCCCAGTGGACCGCGATCGTCAACCAGAACACCCCGCCCGAGCTCGTCGCGGCCCTGACCGCCGTGCTCGCCCAGAACTGGGCCGACGGCCAGGACCGCTTCCTTGCGGCCCCGTCGGCGTACTGGGCTGACAGCGTGGCACCGCTGGTCGCGGCCGGCTGGGAGCGTACGGGCGCCGAGGTCGGCACCGTGGAGCTGGCTGCCCCGGACCGCAACGCGGGGGTCTACATCAACCGCTCGCGCCGCGACCTGGAGGACGGGACGCAGCTGTGGGCCGGCCCGCCGGGCTGGGGCACCCGCGCGGAGATCACCTTCAGTGGCGGTACGCCCTCCCACCTCATCGCAGCGACGGCGGCAGCTGTCACCGATCCGACTCCCGTGGCCCGTTGGCGCGAGAGCCTCCACCCGCAGCTCGCCGCCCGCGCCAGCCTCACGCCGGTGGTACCGCCCCGCCCGGCGGTGCCCACGCCCCACGACCTCCGCCCGCGCCTCGGGGTCCGCCCGCCTGTCCCGGTCGGCAGCGTTCCGCGTTGGAGCACCGCCACCCCTTCCGCAGGCCTGCCTGCGCGCCCCGCCGCACGGCGCTGA
- a CDS encoding SpaA isopeptide-forming pilin-related protein, with translation MSLRLARPAHLAVAVAALAAGTLLPEQAMAAPDAPAVLGPGYTIPDSEGHAASSHIGAYGPPGPAVRSDTETYCADPERKGPADAGGYGDPQPVPSWTSSVTGKALTKENLAQAAYVIGKYGQTRDNAQAAAVDAVVYEYLAGGTYALDGDRGKQRLAYPVVSPTARTLAQGYVAEAKKLAGPYILQITPSVKNTTAGTKVTVVVKVTTTVGTPVPKVAVTLAESSSGTASGKVTTNDNGTGSWEFTAEKPGTASVTATAEGLPAVGLQVLTPKNPAAQRMLLAGGTTSVKDSAAITVGEATGGVTIRKKDPEGTRLVGAAFQLLDSDSKQVAAGKTDEHGSLVFDELPAGTYRLRETSSGSPVHDLVPEQTITITAGRTAEANPLDLVDPFKKARLSVKKTDKNTGKTLPGAVIAIRSDETDKTGKHTPGKVITSLTTGTDGTATVPLDVTLKAGTRYWAGETKAPDGYQLDASPVAFTARPGADVTVTLADKPTATTPPSPSNPPATPPATAPPTTPPGSLAHTGADATTWLAGGATTLLAAGGGLYLINRRRTGDAPS, from the coding sequence ATGAGCCTTCGCCTCGCCCGACCCGCTCACCTGGCCGTCGCCGTCGCCGCCCTGGCCGCCGGCACCCTGCTGCCCGAGCAGGCCATGGCAGCCCCGGACGCCCCCGCGGTACTGGGCCCCGGCTACACAATTCCGGACTCCGAAGGCCACGCGGCCTCCAGCCACATCGGCGCCTACGGCCCGCCCGGCCCGGCCGTCCGCAGCGACACCGAGACATACTGCGCCGACCCCGAACGCAAGGGCCCGGCCGACGCCGGAGGCTACGGTGACCCGCAGCCGGTCCCGTCCTGGACATCGTCGGTGACCGGGAAGGCCCTCACCAAGGAGAACCTGGCACAGGCCGCCTACGTGATCGGCAAGTACGGGCAGACCCGCGACAACGCCCAGGCCGCCGCGGTCGACGCCGTGGTGTACGAGTACCTGGCCGGCGGCACTTACGCCCTCGACGGCGATCGCGGCAAGCAGCGCCTGGCGTATCCGGTGGTCTCCCCGACCGCCCGCACCCTCGCCCAGGGCTATGTCGCCGAGGCCAAGAAGCTCGCTGGCCCCTACATCCTCCAGATCACGCCGTCGGTGAAGAACACCACTGCCGGGACGAAGGTCACGGTTGTGGTGAAGGTCACCACCACCGTCGGCACGCCGGTCCCGAAGGTTGCCGTCACGCTCGCCGAGTCGAGCTCCGGCACCGCATCCGGCAAGGTCACCACGAACGACAACGGCACGGGCTCCTGGGAGTTCACCGCCGAGAAGCCCGGGACCGCCAGCGTCACCGCAACGGCCGAGGGGCTGCCCGCCGTCGGACTGCAGGTCCTCACGCCCAAGAACCCGGCCGCCCAGCGGATGCTGCTCGCCGGGGGCACCACCAGCGTCAAGGACTCCGCTGCCATCACGGTCGGCGAGGCCACCGGCGGCGTGACGATCCGCAAGAAGGACCCCGAAGGCACCCGCCTGGTCGGCGCCGCGTTCCAGCTCCTGGACTCCGACAGCAAGCAGGTCGCCGCGGGCAAGACGGATGAACACGGCAGCCTCGTCTTCGACGAGCTCCCCGCCGGCACCTACCGGCTGCGCGAGACCTCCTCAGGCAGCCCCGTTCACGACCTGGTCCCCGAGCAGACCATCACAATCACTGCCGGACGCACCGCCGAGGCCAACCCCCTCGACCTGGTCGATCCGTTCAAGAAGGCCCGCCTGTCGGTGAAGAAGACCGACAAGAACACCGGCAAGACCCTGCCGGGCGCGGTCATAGCCATCCGCTCCGACGAGACGGACAAGACCGGCAAGCACACCCCCGGCAAGGTGATCACCAGCCTCACCACCGGGACCGACGGCACCGCGACCGTCCCCCTCGACGTCACGCTCAAGGCGGGCACCCGCTACTGGGCCGGCGAGACCAAGGCCCCCGACGGCTACCAACTCGACGCCTCACCGGTCGCGTTCACCGCCCGGCCCGGAGCCGACGTCACCGTCACCCTCGCCGACAAGCCCACCGCGACCACGCCGCCGAGCCCGAGCAACCCGCCCGCGACACCCCCGGCCACCGCCCCGCCGACGACGCCGCCCGGCTCCCTCGCCCACACCGGCGCCGACGCCACCACCTGGCTGGCCGGCGGAGCCACCACCCTGCTCGCCGCAGGCGGCGGCCTCTACCTGATCAACCGCCGCCGTACGGGCGACGCCCCCAGCTGA
- a CDS encoding UvrD-helicase domain-containing protein: MTYEAKGEQQAVVESTAPVLVVLGGAGTGKTTTAVAAARRHLEDADERLTLRRRAAHQAGRRTRLPAPERVLFLSFSRTAVAQIIDRSSDVIGPLASRLEVATFHSFAWRIINSFGPHHGYPQPLAVLSEAQRLVGGAGPGLTYSQLVPAAMELLALEKVRNHYSKRYGLIICDEFQDTDDQEWQFLQQIAPAARRILLGDTKQCIYAGFKQINAETRIAETMQMPGAVRIMLPPLSYRDPSGTLPAAAEAAMRRDFTHDAIRTAASAGRISVTDYASGHGHAEVIGLARRARKAGDTVSIFTHTNVATSSLSDALLADGLVHEQVGLTEAHGEALGAQLSLVKYALDLPDPGVLRALAVYVQATERKGNRVVPLAQQMLNPATNLPLRNALQRLARDLRASVGEGGQPDIARLSEVITSAYSTVGAARGQETWIQAARQTSIALRHAGQGSFDAAAVGQELFRVRDEALVGTWTARRAPIQVMNLHQTKGREADTTILLLGSNEFHGSEGEPYLTGSRLLYVVMTRARQKAHLVVPNLVHGLWQPLVAALR; encoded by the coding sequence GTGACGTACGAGGCCAAGGGAGAACAGCAGGCCGTCGTCGAGAGCACCGCGCCGGTTCTCGTCGTACTCGGGGGTGCCGGAACGGGCAAGACCACAACTGCCGTCGCAGCTGCCCGCCGCCACCTCGAAGACGCTGACGAACGACTCACGCTCCGACGCCGAGCGGCCCACCAGGCTGGCCGAAGGACGAGGCTGCCCGCACCGGAGCGGGTCCTCTTCCTCTCCTTCTCCCGCACCGCGGTGGCCCAGATCATCGACCGCTCGTCCGACGTGATCGGACCGCTGGCCTCGCGCCTCGAAGTGGCTACGTTCCACAGCTTCGCCTGGCGCATCATCAACAGCTTCGGCCCGCACCACGGGTATCCCCAGCCCCTCGCCGTCCTGAGCGAAGCGCAGCGCCTCGTCGGCGGTGCCGGCCCCGGCCTCACCTATAGCCAACTTGTCCCGGCGGCCATGGAGTTGCTTGCCCTGGAAAAGGTGCGCAACCACTACAGCAAGCGGTACGGCCTCATCATCTGCGACGAGTTCCAGGATACCGACGATCAGGAATGGCAGTTCCTTCAGCAGATCGCGCCGGCCGCACGCCGCATCCTGCTGGGCGATACCAAGCAGTGCATCTACGCGGGCTTCAAGCAGATCAACGCCGAAACACGGATCGCCGAAACAATGCAAATGCCCGGTGCTGTCAGGATCATGCTGCCGCCGCTTAGCTACCGCGATCCCAGCGGAACTCTGCCAGCCGCCGCGGAAGCTGCCATGCGACGCGACTTCACCCATGACGCCATCCGCACCGCCGCCAGTGCGGGGCGCATCTCGGTCACCGACTACGCCAGCGGCCACGGCCATGCCGAGGTCATCGGCCTCGCACGCCGCGCGCGGAAGGCCGGCGACACCGTCAGCATCTTCACCCACACCAACGTGGCGACCTCCAGCCTGTCCGACGCGCTCCTCGCCGACGGACTCGTGCACGAGCAAGTCGGCCTCACCGAGGCGCACGGTGAGGCACTCGGCGCGCAGCTCTCCCTGGTGAAGTACGCGCTGGACCTTCCCGACCCTGGGGTTCTCCGTGCCCTGGCCGTCTACGTCCAGGCCACGGAACGTAAGGGCAACAGGGTGGTTCCGCTCGCCCAGCAGATGCTCAACCCGGCGACCAACCTGCCCCTACGCAATGCACTGCAGCGGCTGGCACGGGACCTGCGAGCCTCGGTCGGCGAGGGCGGGCAGCCCGACATTGCACGACTCTCCGAAGTGATCACGAGCGCCTACAGCACGGTCGGTGCCGCCCGTGGCCAGGAGACCTGGATTCAGGCAGCCCGCCAGACCAGCATCGCCCTACGCCACGCGGGCCAAGGCTCGTTCGATGCTGCCGCGGTCGGGCAGGAGCTTTTCCGCGTACGAGACGAAGCTCTGGTCGGGACATGGACAGCCCGACGAGCCCCGATCCAGGTGATGAACCTCCATCAGACCAAGGGGCGGGAAGCCGACACTACGATCTTGCTTCTCGGTAGCAATGAGTTCCACGGCTCGGAGGGAGAGCCGTACCTGACCGGCTCCAGATTGCTGTACGTCGTGATGACCCGAGCCCGGCAGAAGGCGCACCTCGTTGTTCCAAATCTGGTGCATGGTCTCTGGCAACCCCTTGTTGCGGCCCTGCGTTAA
- a CDS encoding DUF317 domain-containing protein: MTVELANAGFRTTIEKLRLHSWLLGPGQPTEVIDCFPEANGDFTLIVDDRADTHISSADGRLYLGWFPDGRPGAEDDGWVLAVTGTANVPGYRIVFDPQTPARLVAATVSEVLATARRQH, translated from the coding sequence GTGACGGTGGAGCTTGCGAACGCTGGGTTCCGCACCACGATCGAGAAGTTGCGACTGCATAGCTGGCTTCTGGGGCCCGGTCAGCCGACCGAGGTCATCGACTGCTTCCCCGAGGCGAACGGTGATTTCACCCTCATCGTCGACGACCGGGCCGACACTCATATCTCGTCGGCCGACGGCAGGCTCTACCTCGGCTGGTTTCCCGACGGACGGCCCGGGGCCGAGGACGACGGCTGGGTCCTGGCCGTTACCGGCACCGCGAACGTTCCCGGCTACCGCATCGTCTTCGACCCACAGACCCCGGCACGGCTCGTGGCCGCTACCGTTTCCGAGGTGCTCGCCACCGCTCGACGGCAGCACTGA
- a CDS encoding DUF317 domain-containing protein: MSWAQWVLADEPILLGDQPVAWTVSARATPDSLPQWNAYFSAGTPPEAVTDFLLALEDRPDPAHGYTGPQAVLDALAGGGWVCDIDTPTAMSDPRLAAGMVLTTLPDDGIQDGEPLVLDPEAEAAGWQAWCEPRMGAGLLWAAMFSASTPHDLVAVFAASLTSPAPVLRHTLPQNSEGQLTVQPTI; encoded by the coding sequence CTGAGCTGGGCGCAGTGGGTACTGGCCGACGAGCCAATCCTCCTGGGCGATCAGCCGGTGGCGTGGACGGTCTCGGCCCGGGCTACCCCCGACAGCCTTCCTCAGTGGAATGCGTACTTCTCTGCCGGCACCCCGCCCGAGGCTGTCACCGACTTCCTGCTCGCCCTGGAGGACCGCCCGGATCCCGCCCACGGCTACACCGGACCGCAAGCGGTTCTCGACGCGCTGGCCGGCGGCGGCTGGGTCTGCGACATCGACACCCCCACCGCCATGTCCGATCCGCGGCTGGCCGCTGGCATGGTCTTGACGACCTTGCCGGACGACGGCATTCAGGACGGGGAACCGCTCGTTCTCGATCCCGAGGCGGAAGCGGCGGGATGGCAGGCATGGTGCGAACCGAGAATGGGCGCCGGGCTCCTGTGGGCCGCTATGTTCTCCGCCAGCACGCCACATGATCTTGTCGCGGTCTTCGCCGCTTCTCTGACCTCACCCGCACCGGTGCTGCGCCACACTTTGCCGCAGAACAGTGAGGGGCAGCTCACTGTGCAACCCACTATCTGA
- a CDS encoding relaxase/mobilization nuclease domain-containing protein, with amino-acid sequence MVPKIHKRGTRTIGLLYYLYGPGKAEEHVDPHLVASWDHAAPDPGRDPEATYKQLQQLLDQPLALLDENERPKKHVWHLSVRNGPTDRILSDQEWGDVTRRIVAAAGIDDPEQGAGCRWVAVRHADDHIHILATLVREDGYRPDLDFDAVRVQAEARRLEEELGLRRLNPGDGTAAKRPTSAERHKAARQGRERTAREELRETVRRAVAGAESEKEFFDRLGAAGVLVRTRVAPSGDLLGYTVALPGDVNAQGEPVFYPGSKLGPDLSLPRIRERWSGRRTQSRVAEQTVPSGPASARRRASTALWQAVLVMDGADDAVAAAYIAAAGEVLDALAKTSAAHTRRELREAAFVFERASRSHVRAERGHDRALRQAARDLVYSGPALGRGEDGATTAMVIDAVFFLVTVAAHWHGKKAHAQQAAAAQLAAEHLRTAYRAAAAQPMGVLAVRGRSLAPPVLRRQVLRVREALPSALAEQVLAEAGWAALAATLADAEAAGYDATALLADAAARRELASAESLSDVLVWRLRRAADLPADAQATPLPDGGSVPSDPAGRKAGNPATKGPQRRRR; translated from the coding sequence ATGGTCCCCAAGATCCACAAGCGCGGGACGCGCACCATCGGCCTGCTGTACTACCTGTACGGCCCCGGCAAGGCCGAAGAACACGTCGACCCGCACCTGGTGGCGTCCTGGGACCACGCCGCCCCCGACCCCGGCCGCGACCCTGAGGCCACGTACAAGCAGCTGCAGCAGCTCCTGGACCAGCCCCTGGCCCTGCTCGACGAAAACGAGCGCCCGAAGAAGCACGTGTGGCACCTGTCCGTACGCAACGGCCCCACCGACCGGATCCTGTCCGACCAGGAGTGGGGCGACGTTACCCGCCGTATAGTCGCCGCCGCCGGCATCGACGACCCGGAGCAAGGCGCGGGCTGCCGCTGGGTCGCCGTCCGGCACGCCGACGACCACATCCACATCCTGGCCACCTTGGTTCGCGAGGACGGCTACCGGCCGGACCTCGATTTCGACGCCGTGCGCGTCCAGGCCGAAGCCCGCCGTCTGGAAGAGGAGCTGGGGCTGCGCCGCCTCAACCCCGGTGACGGCACCGCCGCGAAGCGGCCCACCAGCGCCGAACGCCACAAGGCCGCACGCCAGGGCCGTGAGCGCACCGCCCGCGAGGAACTGCGCGAGACCGTCCGACGGGCTGTGGCCGGAGCCGAGAGCGAGAAGGAGTTCTTCGACCGCCTGGGCGCCGCCGGCGTTCTGGTGCGCACGCGCGTCGCACCGTCCGGTGACCTCCTGGGGTACACGGTCGCGCTGCCCGGTGACGTCAACGCCCAAGGGGAGCCGGTCTTCTACCCGGGCTCGAAGTTGGGCCCGGACCTGTCCCTGCCTCGGATCCGGGAGCGCTGGTCGGGCCGCCGGACCCAGAGCCGGGTCGCTGAGCAGACGGTGCCGTCGGGGCCCGCATCGGCGCGGCGTCGGGCAAGCACGGCGCTGTGGCAGGCGGTGCTCGTCATGGACGGGGCGGACGACGCGGTGGCTGCGGCGTACATCGCGGCTGCCGGTGAGGTCCTGGACGCGCTCGCGAAGACGTCCGCCGCACACACCCGGCGCGAACTACGAGAAGCTGCCTTCGTGTTCGAGCGGGCCTCCCGCTCCCACGTGCGGGCGGAGCGCGGGCACGACCGGGCTCTTCGTCAGGCTGCCCGTGACCTGGTCTACAGCGGTCCGGCGCTCGGGCGGGGGGAGGACGGAGCGACGACCGCGATGGTGATCGACGCCGTGTTCTTCCTGGTGACCGTGGCCGCGCACTGGCACGGGAAGAAGGCACACGCGCAGCAGGCCGCCGCCGCCCAGCTGGCCGCCGAGCATCTGCGCACGGCCTACCGGGCCGCCGCCGCGCAGCCGATGGGTGTGCTGGCCGTACGGGGCCGGTCGCTGGCTCCTCCGGTGCTGCGCCGCCAGGTCCTGCGGGTCCGGGAAGCATTGCCGTCGGCGTTGGCGGAGCAGGTCCTGGCGGAGGCCGGGTGGGCGGCGTTGGCGGCAACCCTGGCCGATGCTGAGGCGGCCGGGTACGACGCCACCGCGCTGCTGGCCGATGCGGCTGCCCGCCGGGAGCTGGCGAGCGCCGAGTCGTTGTCGGACGTGCTGGTGTGGCGGCTGCGCCGCGCCGCGGACCTGCCGGCCGACGCCCAGGCGACACCCCTGCCCGACGGCGGCTCCGTCCCGTCGGACCCCGCCGGACGGAAGGCCGGAAACCCGGCCACGAAGGGCCCGCAGCGCCGCCGGAGGTGA
- a CDS encoding plasmid mobilization protein: protein MAKPAPGVAGADRSQGAPVHEAATEGGSQPEETPAPRRKRRATKNASRKRSPKTAADKRSYVCSVRLNDDEKHHLATAAAAARTSLPAFLARSALAAARDPEGAAGAIAGERELISEMFAARRHLGHVGNNLNQVARAINSGDRPADAHLDAVLTAVRRATDRVQAATDRLLEHR from the coding sequence TTGGCCAAACCCGCCCCAGGAGTGGCGGGAGCGGACCGGAGCCAGGGGGCGCCGGTCCACGAGGCAGCGACCGAGGGCGGATCGCAGCCGGAGGAAACACCCGCACCGCGACGCAAACGCCGCGCCACGAAGAACGCCTCCCGCAAGCGCTCGCCGAAAACCGCAGCCGACAAGCGCAGCTACGTGTGCAGCGTCCGCCTCAACGACGACGAGAAGCACCACCTCGCCACAGCTGCCGCAGCAGCCCGCACGAGCCTGCCCGCGTTCCTCGCCCGCAGTGCCCTCGCCGCCGCCCGCGACCCCGAGGGTGCCGCCGGCGCCATCGCTGGCGAACGTGAGCTGATCTCCGAGATGTTCGCCGCCCGCAGACACCTCGGCCACGTCGGCAACAACCTCAACCAGGTGGCCAGGGCCATCAACTCCGGCGACCGACCGGCGGACGCCCACCTCGACGCGGTGCTGACCGCCGTACGGCGGGCCACCGACCGGGTCCAGGCCGCCACCGACCGACTCCTCGAACACCGCTAG
- a CDS encoding DUF2637 domain-containing protein translates to MTEETADRYALIAAGTVIIVLTGAGFWLSYAHLAEVAGRHGLDRSPIRQWAWPATLDMFIVAGELLMLRAGLRRVTDWWAIGLTAVGSLGSIALNVAGVNGTTAGPVPLLDYVVAAVPPTGAMLAFGVLMRQIQQRVARPVRNGQTETRTGPRLSGTAGPQDRTDPQTGPNPDRTDTPTGPPRPGPKLGPDPDPSRTTEPQDRTEPRTGPKPDRTDTPTGPPRPGPKPGPRQTRTGPVRPRTVRAKVGAGRSDRRTGPRRLSEAEVVELVLPDVPAVLAAEGNAQITRTQLRGIMRARGIPLGNEHIGPVLTALRAATAPTTSSEGATRR, encoded by the coding sequence TTGACCGAGGAGACCGCCGACCGATACGCCCTGATCGCTGCCGGGACAGTGATCATCGTCCTGACCGGTGCCGGATTCTGGCTCTCCTACGCCCACCTCGCCGAAGTCGCCGGGCGACACGGCTTGGACCGCTCGCCCATCCGGCAGTGGGCCTGGCCCGCCACGCTGGACATGTTCATCGTCGCAGGCGAACTGCTCATGCTGCGGGCCGGACTTCGCAGGGTCACGGACTGGTGGGCGATCGGGCTGACGGCTGTCGGGTCACTGGGATCGATCGCCCTGAACGTGGCCGGCGTGAACGGCACCACCGCCGGGCCTGTTCCGCTCCTCGACTACGTGGTCGCGGCGGTCCCACCGACCGGCGCGATGCTGGCCTTCGGAGTCCTGATGAGGCAGATCCAGCAGCGGGTCGCCAGGCCCGTCCGGAACGGCCAGACCGAGACCCGGACCGGACCGAGGCTGAGCGGGACCGCCGGACCGCAGGACCGCACAGATCCCCAGACCGGACCCAACCCGGACCGGACCGACACCCCCACCGGACCGCCTCGCCCCGGACCGAAACTCGGACCAGACCCGGACCCGAGCCGGACCACCGAACCGCAGGACCGCACGGAACCCCGGACCGGACCCAAACCGGACCGGACCGACACCCCCACCGGACCGCCCCGCCCCGGACCGAAACCCGGACCGCGTCAAACTCGGACCGGCCCGGTTCGCCCCCGGACCGTCCGGGCGAAGGTGGGTGCCGGACGGTCGGACCGCCGGACCGGACCGCGTCGCCTGTCCGAGGCCGAGGTCGTAGAGCTGGTCCTCCCCGACGTTCCCGCAGTCCTGGCGGCCGAGGGGAACGCGCAGATCACCAGGACGCAGCTGCGGGGCATCATGCGCGCCCGCGGAATCCCCCTCGGCAACGAGCACATCGGTCCCGTCCTGACAGCGCTTCGGGCCGCCACCGCCCCCACCACATCCTCCGAAGGAGCCACCCGCCGATGA
- a CDS encoding WhiB family transcriptional regulator: MRHITTNTQPFAELRGIADISWHARGRCHDLAPDEADRLFFSAPRAHAAIAEAKSLCGACPVRQDCFTHALDNDIRWGMWGGLTEADRKPWHAKVAKRLDYARVRAALMGRDVHLTASERDAVTRAAYIRGWSAPRLAYALRIDLDHARDLLREARHAVADRDRYWKVPAADSEEAGAPEQGEEVSSETAPEETFCQVPRQVQTHELINALKKAA; encoded by the coding sequence ATGCGCCACATCACCACCAATACCCAGCCCTTTGCGGAACTGCGCGGCATCGCCGACATCTCGTGGCACGCCCGCGGGAGGTGCCACGACCTGGCCCCCGACGAGGCCGACCGCCTGTTCTTCTCCGCACCGCGCGCCCACGCCGCCATCGCCGAGGCCAAGTCGCTCTGCGGCGCCTGCCCCGTACGCCAGGACTGCTTCACGCACGCCTTGGACAACGACATTCGCTGGGGCATGTGGGGCGGCCTGACCGAGGCGGATCGCAAGCCGTGGCACGCCAAGGTCGCCAAGCGCCTCGACTACGCCCGGGTCCGCGCCGCGCTCATGGGCCGTGACGTCCACCTCACTGCGTCCGAGCGCGACGCCGTCACCCGCGCCGCCTACATCCGCGGCTGGAGCGCCCCACGCCTGGCTTATGCCCTCCGCATCGACCTCGACCACGCCCGCGACCTCCTCCGCGAGGCCCGCCACGCTGTGGCCGACCGCGACCGGTACTGGAAGGTTCCGGCTGCGGACAGCGAAGAAGCCGGCGCCCCGGAGCAGGGCGAGGAAGTCAGCAGCGAGACCGCCCCCGAGGAAACGTTCTGCCAGGTGCCCCGCCAGGTCCAGACGCACGAACTGATCAACGCCCTGAAGAAGGCGGCCTGA